The following are encoded together in the Roseivirga misakiensis genome:
- a CDS encoding T9SS type B sorting domain-containing protein produces MHTSKRLAFLAVSCLVILSCSFSKAYATHIRAGDVCIELISQTSLTYRFTFTIYTDLGSEVRVGQGNPIVRFGDGTTIEGEDAILARAESISRTVINNEVGKVVMVFVHTYQAPRTYVASYTEQNRNAGIVNIPNSVDTPFHIQGVTRIEAGNTVNSSPKLSIPPIDRACVGRTYFHNPGAFDPDGDSLVFKIVLPQLAPNLNIVGYTDLNDPLITNEREDGTSPALIQIDQETGLLTWDAPQFVGEYNVAFIVEEWRFSELRNEWIQLGFITRDMQILVEDDCQNERPEIVIPNDLCMEAGTNIREIILGSDPDGHRISLEAFGSPFEITNSPATVSPDQSFIDSPQEYEFNWQTNTSHIRERPYQVQFKISDDSPDTSGPSLSEFATWNITVVAPAPTGLSGAVTNGGGIQLVWDQYQVSNLDPVIQVWRRIDSFDFSPTDCNTGIPDGAYELITEVPSSQTNTVDNNNVRAGTNYCYRLVAKFPLPLGGESYASTEFCISTPIDRALITNVSIEETDQTNGEIFIKWTSPLDIDDDVYPPPYQYSLMRFEGQSGTANGTLVTTTQDNSFVDTNLNTLNDTYNYRVELYTVANPNNLIAISEPASTVRLSALAVQDAIEVNWRANVPWNNQVSSAPYHYIYRNRTDTDATDLGNFVLIDSVDTRSTSFVYTDNGRFNNIPLKEEVEYCYFVTTQGSYGNDRIESPLQNNSQEICAVPGDEVPPINPDILVDNNPDRIDIDGNSAILITPDDCQNIANTPCNYDNFSNTVEWVANSTDNDLAGYRVYFSESGLNDSFSFLAFTEDTEYAHNGLSSLKGCYRITTVDRSGNESDFSETICFDNCPYYRLPNTFTPNADTRNDTFSAFNEPNSECPRFVKEVEFRVFNRWGGKEIYSYSTCGETEPDIFINWDGRDKNGKVLPEGTYYYHAVVTFDVLDEAKRTQEFRNWVKIIR; encoded by the coding sequence ATGCACACTTCTAAGAGATTGGCTTTCCTAGCCGTTTCCTGTTTGGTTATACTTTCATGTTCATTTTCCAAAGCATATGCCACCCATATCCGTGCTGGAGATGTCTGCATTGAATTAATTTCACAAACCAGCCTTACTTACAGGTTTACATTTACCATCTACACTGACCTAGGTTCCGAAGTACGAGTAGGTCAAGGGAATCCTATCGTCAGGTTCGGCGATGGCACAACGATTGAGGGAGAAGATGCCATACTTGCCCGCGCAGAATCAATCAGTAGAACGGTTATCAACAACGAAGTGGGTAAAGTGGTGATGGTTTTTGTCCATACCTATCAGGCACCTAGAACCTATGTAGCCAGCTATACCGAACAGAACAGAAACGCCGGGATAGTAAACATTCCTAATTCGGTTGATACACCATTTCATATACAGGGTGTTACCAGAATAGAAGCTGGAAATACGGTTAACTCCTCTCCAAAACTATCAATACCTCCTATCGATAGAGCTTGTGTAGGTCGTACATATTTCCATAACCCTGGAGCGTTCGATCCCGATGGAGATAGCTTGGTATTTAAAATCGTACTACCTCAATTAGCCCCCAACTTAAATATAGTGGGGTACACTGACCTGAATGACCCCTTAATTACCAATGAAAGAGAAGACGGCACGAGTCCAGCATTAATTCAAATCGATCAAGAAACAGGTCTTTTGACATGGGACGCTCCTCAGTTTGTTGGGGAGTACAATGTTGCATTTATTGTTGAAGAGTGGCGTTTTTCTGAATTAAGAAACGAATGGATACAACTAGGTTTTATAACGCGCGACATGCAGATTCTAGTTGAGGATGATTGCCAAAACGAACGACCTGAAATCGTGATTCCAAATGATCTATGTATGGAAGCAGGAACTAATATTCGAGAAATAATTCTAGGAAGCGATCCAGATGGGCACCGAATTTCACTTGAAGCCTTCGGCAGTCCTTTTGAAATTACAAATAGTCCAGCTACGGTTTCTCCTGATCAATCATTTATTGATTCACCACAAGAATACGAATTCAATTGGCAGACCAACACATCACACATTAGAGAGCGCCCTTATCAAGTTCAGTTCAAAATCTCAGATGATTCGCCTGATACTTCTGGACCCAGTCTCTCTGAATTTGCCACTTGGAACATAACGGTAGTCGCTCCCGCACCAACTGGCCTCAGTGGGGCTGTTACGAATGGAGGAGGTATACAACTGGTTTGGGACCAATACCAAGTTTCCAATTTAGACCCAGTTATTCAAGTTTGGCGTCGGATAGATAGCTTCGATTTTTCACCTACCGACTGTAACACAGGTATCCCCGATGGCGCATATGAACTAATCACTGAAGTACCATCATCTCAAACGAATACCGTTGACAACAACAATGTAAGAGCCGGCACTAACTATTGCTATCGGCTTGTGGCCAAGTTTCCCTTACCACTTGGTGGTGAGAGCTACGCTTCCACTGAATTCTGTATTTCTACGCCAATTGACAGGGCTTTAATTACGAATGTCAGTATCGAAGAAACTGACCAAACGAACGGGGAAATTTTCATTAAATGGACCTCTCCTTTGGACATTGATGACGACGTATACCCACCGCCTTACCAATACAGTCTTATGAGATTCGAAGGACAATCAGGTACGGCAAATGGGACACTTGTAACTACTACACAAGACAACTCATTCGTAGATACCAACCTAAACACGCTCAATGACACTTACAATTATAGAGTTGAGCTGTACACCGTGGCAAACCCAAATAATCTTATTGCCATTTCAGAACCCGCATCTACCGTACGATTATCTGCATTGGCCGTACAAGACGCCATTGAGGTGAATTGGAGAGCAAATGTGCCTTGGAATAACCAAGTTTCATCGGCTCCCTACCACTACATATACAGGAACCGAACTGATACAGACGCCACTGATCTTGGAAACTTTGTTTTGATTGATAGTGTAGATACGCGATCGACCAGTTTTGTATATACCGATAATGGTCGCTTCAATAATATCCCTTTGAAAGAAGAGGTAGAATACTGCTATTTCGTTACCACGCAAGGCAGTTACGGCAACGATAGAATAGAAAGCCCATTACAAAACAATTCGCAAGAAATATGTGCAGTTCCGGGTGATGAGGTTCCACCTATTAATCCAGATATTCTAGTAGACAATAATCCGGATCGCATAGACATTGATGGTAATTCCGCGATTCTAATTACCCCAGACGACTGCCAGAATATAGCTAATACGCCTTGCAACTATGATAACTTCTCTAATACAGTGGAATGGGTTGCGAATAGCACCGACAATGATTTAGCGGGCTACAGAGTTTATTTTTCAGAGTCAGGACTCAATGATAGCTTCAGTTTTCTTGCTTTTACGGAAGACACCGAATATGCACACAACGGGCTTTCTTCCTTAAAAGGTTGCTATAGGATAACAACCGTCGACCGCTCAGGAAATGAAAGCGACTTTAGCGAAACAATCTGTTTCGATAATTGTCCTTACTACAGACTACCAAATACTTTTACGCCAAACGCAGATACTAGAAACGACACTTTTAGTGCTTTTAACGAACCAAATTCAGAGTGCCCGCGTTTTGTAAAAGAAGTCGAGTTCCGAGTATTTAATCGGTGGGGTGGCAAAGAAATTTATAGCTATTCTACTTGCGGAGAAACGGAGCCAGACATTTTCATCAATTGGGATGGAAGAGATAAGAATGGTAAAGTACTGCCAGAGGGAACATATTATTACCATGCAGTTGTTACCTTTGACGTACTAGATGAAGCGAAAAGAACGCAAGAATTCAGAAATTGGGTAAAAATAATACGATAG